The Girardinichthys multiradiatus isolate DD_20200921_A chromosome 11, DD_fGirMul_XY1, whole genome shotgun sequence DNA window ACCTGCATTCGCTTTATTTGGAGGCGTAGCTCTCATCGGGACTTCCTTTACTTCTTCTCCGGATCTGGGTAGGAACACAAAGTCCCACAAACTCACAGGCTGTAGTTACAGCCACACATCCTGATTTCGCTCTGATTTCCCTGTCAGGTGTTGGTCCTACCTGGGTCGCCAGGGCGGAAGACAGCGGGTGTCCCTGAAGAAAAATGGCTGTTTGTACAAATCCACAGTGCAACATGAGGTTAACCACGCTCTGGGCGTCCACCACGAGCATGCCCGCTCTGACAGAGACAACTTCGTCCGGATCCTCACCCAGAACATTCGGCCAGGTTAGCTGACTCACGCAACTGTAGGTTGTTCTGAAATTATAGCATTTTCAGGGATTAAAAGAGAAATTTGTTAGATCTGCAAACAACATGGAAAAGTATGAAAAAGGTAGaaatttaagtattttccatccatccatccatccatccattcgtccgtccatccatccgttgtAGTAATATCTATCCGAAATTCATAGGGAACGTCTGTATTTACACTATAAATTAGCTAAAAGGACCGTGAACTATGACATTTTTTTGTCTGGACAAGTCTGCAATTGACATGAAAATTGTAGGATCAGTGTTTTCATGTTCACTCGTgttctgcttttgtttattacttgtactcttacaaataaaatgaagaacatactTCTCCTCCATCAGATGACCCCCAACATCAACAACCAAACCATAAACgttatttaaaaagttaaaatatatttctgtgcTCCAAACAGGAAAGGAGCACAACTTTGAAAAGGTGCAGACTAACAACCTGGGAACTCCCTACGACTTCAACTCGGTTATGCATTACACCAAGTGAGTCTTTGTCTGAGTTCATGCATGTCAGCAGAAAACATGTTCTACTGTGGGCAGTTTTGTACCTCAAAATGTTTACTACTCAGCTGCATGAAGCAGTCTGAGTCTTAGTGCAGATGCATTTCATTTAGTGTTCCTCCTTCTTTCAGGTTTGCCTTTTCCAGAAATCGCCGACCAACAATCCTTTCCATAGCTAATCCTAACCTTGATTTCGGGAGGGCCACTACGATGAGCGTCAATGACATCAACCGTATCAAAAGACTTTATGGATGCTGTGAgtaaaaaattatgtttattaattttctaacattttcaGCAGCTCATATTAATTAAAGCACTTTTTTTGCAACTATAATTTTAGGAGCATGAAGGAGTAAGCCTCCAAAAACTTCAGCTTGCCAGCGATATCCGTGATCTGCTCTGCTCATCACACAGAATCCCAGCTAAAAGCAAGAAAAACTCCTGGTCTCTGCCCATACTAtatctgtttttactttataaCTTATTGAGGATCTATATGACTACATAACGTTTGAAGACAGTTGTCTTGTATAGCaagaaacaaatgtttggatcaaatttaaagaaacataCTGCACGTCCGCCTGCTGGATTGGTGTGGTATTACATATCATTTTGTTAACGAGAACACAAGGAATTGGTGAAGGATTTCTTAAAACAACTGTTCTTCTTTAGGTTTTGGGTTAACTTTGGTGATTTTTGGCATCTATATAAAAAACGATTGATAAGCAAGTATCCCTTGCATTTTAGCACAGGTGTACAAGATATCTAAAATAGCCACTTGTCAACCACTAACAGACTACAATAAGCCTACCTTTGTTGACATTGAAATGCTGTGGACATTCCTATGTTATAACAGAGcctaaattaaacacaaaaggggttcaagcacatttatttatttaacacattttcagtttatatgtacattaaacatttaggttaaacatttacattttgttttcattacacattttattttaatttctcatGTTCACTCAGGTGGCTCTCTGGCATTCACTGAAGACTTATTATACAGATTTGTTGCAGACTTTGCATCCTTTAAGACTCGTTTGGATGGAGTGTATTTGTGGCCTGGGCCAGAGTGGTTGATTTTGCATGACAGTAAAGCACAAACCGTGCTGTTGTctaatgacatcctattctctGTAACAATCTTTCTTACCATACTGAACACTCTTTCAGAACTGGCATTGCTGTGGGGAATGCATAGTAAAGCCTTCATTAATCTTGGCAGCTCACTGAACCTCACATCCTTCCCTACCAGTCCCCAGAATCTGTCAGTTTTGTCTTCTTGTGGGAGATGCTTGCTATCTGTCACCTGGTAGTCAATGAGTTCCTCTCTCAGCTTATCCTCACTCAAGCTCAACTGAGGGAAAAGGGCCCCTAGCCTTGCCTGTGTAAAGTAAAACAAGTGTTTGACTGAACATTGCTGATCTAAACCATGcaatattcatttattcatttaatcaaTGAGGAACTGACTCTAACATCTACCTGTCCCTGGAGTAATGTCAAGGCGAGCAGCAGGGTCCAGCACTTTCATGTCCTTCAGGAGTGGATGGTCAAGAGGAAAGGAGGAGAACATCTTCTGAAGCACTGCTTCATAGAATCTTCTCACAGATCTACAACAGCATAAGAGTAAAAGTAGCATAAgagtaaacaaaaaacactacagccTATAATCTCATACTGTGAAAAGATGATATAATTATATAACTGCTGGGTAATATACTCACTGAAAGATTTACTTCTCCGCTGACACAGGGAGCTCTTTCCTTGCCATGAATGCCTTTGTTTCTGCTCCTATAAAGAGCTCTTCATCAGCCAACTGATGTCCTTCTCCATACTCCACCTCCTTGAGAGGTACACCCATGATGGCCCTGGCTTGTATGAGGAACCCCAGGGTCCTCTTGATCAGCCTGCACATCTCCTCTTCAAGTCTGTGAATCTGCACGCcctctgactgaagaaaatATAATTGGTCACACTGTAATAAAAAGGCTACAATAAGTACAACCATATTTAATTCATCCAGTATGATTGACACCCACCTGGAAGCCAATATTAAATTCATATAAAGGCTTAAGGGCAGCGCTCAGGAACATGAAGTAAGCCTTCACGATTGGATCACGCACATGGCTTGCTAGATCACGCACTTTGGCACTCCTCTCCACCTCCTCATGACTGTTAAAGTAGGCCTACAGTACATATGGACACAGGATGGCAATTCATGGTTAAAATGGAAATCTAGCATAGTTAACTGTGTATATATTTGCTGGAGTTACCATCCTTACCTGTAGACTCTGGTGTTGCAGTACCTGAGGAGCTTCAGGTGGTCTGAATCAGTGAAATCTACAAACGCTTTGTACAGTTCACATCTTTTTGCACTGaaagatagaaaaatgtttataagAGTATTAACTGCAGACctagaaaaaataaagtcctatttattttatttgcatctACCTTTTATCAAAGTGGGTGTATATTATAGCGTCAAATTCACGCCAAAACCCAATAGGAGCAATAAAGAAGATCACGAGCAGCTCATTTTAATTCCAGGAGGGCGTGGATTACATTCCATGCGCGCATTGGAAGTCCCACGAGCGCTACTCTATGCTGCAGGCACAAAAGTCAACACAGGGGTGCCAGAGATGCTCCTTTCTGTGCTCTCGGTGAATCAAACTGCTCGCGCGTGGATTACTCCTGCGCGCTCGTGTGAAACATTtggctgtttagaaaaaaaaaagacatttacctGCCTATGATTGGCCACTTTTCCGCTATCCCCGCCCCATGACCCCTGTTGCTAACCGTGACCAGCTAATGCAGCTGAGATTAAAACTTTttagctacaatattcataatcatgaaaataaagaaaactctttgaatgagaagctatgtccaaacctttggtctgtactgtaactaAATGACATGTAAGAGATATGATGTAAGAATGTACAGCCTTTAGAGATAACAAAATCTTAAgactttttatgactctttAAGACCAGGTAGAAAcatatgttggaccacttgtttgctgagtattggattatctgcacgttgttggacgtcactgtgcccctccaatggcatcggccattttgtacccaggacagcccgctcctacatatcccatcgagcattgcgactgatatgactgggcgtccccagtctgacgtcacagggtgctatataggaggcgctcatgtttgaaaagtcgccttctgctggaaaccagatctggtgattgaagagcgtcactttaagagaagaactctgtgaagagtttcattcattctctctcgttggacaacgaactattcataactgaagtctctggactaagaaggccagaggtttcacttttgccgatcgaatacgtgagttaacacgtaactggagacacggagcttcggagagacgaaccgctaccgtgtttcattttcaagtcgactttgatggtcagatcatatttttcctttttgtcaagaagactgaaggacaaagactgaccgttcctatgaagttaattgtggacgcacaattaactcaaccccacgtttcctcgctcgaattccctcgctcaggaagaagacgacacaagtaaaacccatttctttttttaatttctttattagaaggcctgggcagggtcagaggttgtagaagcgatcagaatagctggttaggatctcatgtgttctgaataatatgtgcatgtaaccttgcttgttgaaactttgacgtgttatgtaatatcgggatccgccgtgttcctagagctgtttgtgtttactatctgaacgcgggtgcgttgcaaaactggactgttaaaacgacctcatggtaaaattctccattttacctttgtcttcaatctcactgtgctagcttgccgccaaaagttatcaatcctttgtttcaggagtaaaggggggaagttttatgatcagaagatcataaaagacactctaagctgcgctccaaccccccaccagtcatcaccacacccccctttcatatcctctcctttcctctgttgtgccataaactgctggttgactcaatacatacccactaccgtttgttgattttgcttatttagatgtgtttacccctgtttgtgtagaattttgcatgttgagtaggtgacaattaataaatattcacatagataaagagattttggtgtttcattgtgtgcaaaaagtgatgtgtcagtcaaaataaggttcaagttccacacgttttggcagaaacggtcgattaaacagtgacatctccggcaatagttattaactattacggagtatttaacggttgtaattgtcagaggcgttgagccacaattacaacaccagaaacatctctggtctcgattcgtaaatgaggatttatggttaagaaattgattttgtcagattatgatttgtaattataattattgatcaagattattcaatcaataatcatactcccaacatatggcgtccctttgacgggccttaaaaagacagacatcaaatcactgttgcacagaatgaacagtTGTGATCTCCGTTAACTAGACGTTGAttgggagacttgagtttcgcacagaacgtttgtgaattaggggattttgattaggttgtgctcagttctactgcaaaggataacattatctttcagaggtgtttgttgtggatgcaaggtgaaagttggtttaacttgtggaaaagttaaagttaatttccagtcgccagcctgctgctgcagctgtaaaaacctgcgctgataagcagcagacctgcccccagTGTCCACTGAGcataattacagttgtgaccaacattctcccagtcagttagagaacaacacctacatctggtggccatttaatagattacagattgcagctggatttcccaaaccgcagacctgcactcagtaccatctggtggtcactagtgcaaattgcatttcctacgttgatgttttttttttaatcactcaattcattaacacaggcagattattccatcacctatgatcaaaagggcataacttaaagttgaaagttgaagttacagatcattcattaccacttttgaaaaattttaagcatttttgctgggtttttagtgtgtgaagcatgttttgacctgactcataaaactaacttagttgtttaacaggaaggtaggtgattcatattagagaacactaacatttatttgaagctaagaacagcattgaatgtttagtttcgttttcccatttttaaaattttattttcaacttggtttctgggttatttccaaaaaattctttccctttttcccctttttttttttttgcatgtttgcttgattaaccccattaaagcatagacttgggtaagccacagtttgaacggtcaaacctgtgtgcccattttaagcaaacccatacacctggaagagacaggtatgaatcagacagctagctgaatagcttagcctgttgtgtgcagctaattaagtttagcaatcgttaatcactgaatagcttagcctgttgaattgctgctaatttctt harbors:
- the LOC124875865 gene encoding high choriolytic enzyme 1-like isoform X2 — encoded protein: MIPVFFVLLFVLVPSLTAVSLKAVDTNQTRKDIDVTEALSKANAGIKTPLIFGDIAPTIKRNATRCNATVCKWPKSGGIVYIPIQINSKYTTAERKLIIYSLMSFYSTTCIRFIWRRSSHRDFLYFFSGSGCWSYLGRQGGRQRVSLKKNGCLYKSTVQHEVNHALGVHHEHARSDRDNFVRILTQNIRPGKEHNFEKVQTNNLGTPYDFNSVMHYTKFAFSRNRRPTILSIANPNLDFGRATTMSVNDINRIKRLYGC
- the LOC124875865 gene encoding high choriolytic enzyme 1-like isoform X1 yields the protein MIPVFFVLLFVLVPSLTAVSLKAVDTNQTRKDIDVTEALSKANAGIKTPLIFGDIAPTIKRNATRCNATVCKWPKSGGIVYIPIQINSKYTTAERKLIIYSLMSFYSTTCIRFIWRRSSHRDFLYFFSGSGCWSYLGRQGGRQRVSLKKNGCLYKSTVQHEVNHALGVHHEHARSDRDNFVRILTQNIRPGKEHNFEKVQTNNLGTPYDFNSVMHYTKFAFSRNRRPTILSIANPNLDFGRATTMSVNDINRIKRLYGCCE